One part of the Corallococcus caeni genome encodes these proteins:
- a CDS encoding putative metal-binding motif-containing protein: MQSQMKSLVLALWLVGCGSSTSPSGPELDAGTQVDAGTTMDAGTTMDAGTQVDAGTTMDAGTHEDAGVTDDAGTPDSGVAEVPPCEKTHGVCAGAKRAMVDGAYEPVCTARSYGADYEATETLCDGLDNDCDGVTDPATWTDITPTKFVPDDDSVDSLPVAGGFLMTYVDSSEGIKVLQLDESLTLRSSSLIPLDASSSPFSQAQLLRTSRGLALYFTAHHFQSGAFAQGHLVQLDEQGVPLGPPEGIVLFEQARYWGGWGGSARVAVSVDGARIAVVWTVDILDDREVRGMIVDANGAVLAEPRVLFQSDAFHFSSPAVLGLEDGGFLVTIHEDGGEREKSWFRMRRWDRELGPVGEERIFPVAYMAIPELLMAPRDDGGGWEPMLLYREADGPTPRIHQLRSLFEPEMSETLTPTTWSQSSALGATVTSRGLQLAWLSTTFTDIPPAALLSSWKGRLWGLGPSGVMTDWTPGPTPLSISLQGAAVRLHELPGQWMGALLRTATDDPPSYTFHSLRYCAP, from the coding sequence ATGCAATCGCAGATGAAGTCGTTGGTGCTGGCCTTGTGGCTTGTGGGCTGCGGATCCTCGACGAGCCCGTCGGGTCCGGAGCTGGATGCCGGCACGCAGGTGGATGCCGGCACGACGATGGATGCCGGCACGACGATGGATGCCGGCACGCAGGTGGATGCCGGCACGACGATGGATGCCGGTACGCACGAGGACGCCGGCGTCACGGACGACGCCGGGACGCCCGACAGTGGCGTGGCGGAAGTCCCGCCCTGTGAGAAGACCCATGGCGTCTGCGCCGGAGCCAAGCGGGCCATGGTGGACGGAGCCTATGAGCCCGTGTGCACCGCGCGCTCCTATGGCGCGGACTACGAGGCCACGGAGACGCTTTGCGATGGCCTGGACAACGACTGTGACGGGGTGACGGATCCAGCGACGTGGACGGACATCACTCCGACGAAGTTCGTTCCCGACGATGACTCAGTGGACAGCCTGCCCGTGGCCGGGGGCTTCCTGATGACCTACGTCGACAGCTCGGAGGGCATCAAAGTCCTCCAGTTGGACGAGTCCCTGACCCTGCGAAGCTCATCGCTCATCCCGTTGGATGCATCTTCATCGCCCTTCTCTCAGGCCCAGTTGCTGCGCACCTCGCGCGGCCTGGCGCTCTACTTCACGGCGCATCATTTCCAGTCGGGCGCCTTTGCTCAGGGACACCTCGTGCAACTGGATGAGCAGGGCGTTCCGCTCGGCCCTCCCGAAGGCATCGTTCTGTTCGAGCAGGCCCGGTATTGGGGGGGCTGGGGGGGCTCGGCGCGCGTGGCTGTATCCGTGGATGGGGCGCGGATTGCCGTGGTCTGGACCGTGGACATCCTCGATGACCGTGAGGTGCGGGGCATGATCGTCGACGCGAACGGAGCGGTCCTGGCCGAGCCCCGGGTGTTGTTCCAATCGGACGCCTTCCATTTCTCCTCACCCGCGGTGCTGGGCCTTGAGGATGGGGGCTTCCTGGTCACGATTCACGAGGATGGTGGGGAGCGCGAAAAGTCGTGGTTCCGGATGCGGCGTTGGGACCGCGAGCTGGGCCCCGTGGGAGAAGAGCGAATCTTCCCCGTGGCGTACATGGCCATTCCCGAGCTGCTGATGGCGCCAAGGGACGATGGCGGCGGATGGGAGCCGATGTTGCTCTACCGCGAAGCGGATGGACCCACGCCCCGGATCCATCAGCTGCGCTCACTCTTCGAACCGGAGATGTCGGAGACGCTGACGCCCACGACGTGGAGTCAGTCCTCCGCGCTTGGCGCCACGGTGACCTCCCGGGGGCTCCAACTGGCCTGGCTCTCCACGACCTTCACGGATATCCCCCCGGCGGCGCTCCTCAGTTCCTGGAAGGGACGGCTCTGGGGCTTGGGCCCGTCTGGCGTCATGACGGATTGGACTCCGGGCCCCACGCCCCTGTCCATCTCTCTTCAGGGCGCCGCAGTGCGGCTGCATGAGCTGCCGGGCCAATGGATGGGAGCGCTCCTGAGGACCGCCACGGACGACCCTCCGTCCTACACCTTCCACTCACTTCGTTACTGCGCCCCTTGA
- a CDS encoding MFS transporter yields MATSLFFRSGSARALSHRDFTLLWLGTLVSNIGTWMESVALGVYVTQVTGQAAWTGGVAALTHLPSLVLAPLGGALADRFDRRTFMAVCVCVQALLAALLTVLAGTGNLSVPWVAAISLLNGAFSTLVIPCATALTVAVVPKEDLHNALSLDSAQFNLGRIIGPVLAALVLTKVGIAGALFVNTLSFLAVLLALAGMRGAAASAVPPKVEALWAGIMRGVHLAWTDPGIALALGSGALVGLLISPFVGLVPVFALKVLGGDATTTSMLLTAQGTGAVIAAFGSGALAARMGRRAFLETALLLVGLCSAAYWLSPTLPVALVTLFILGAVYLVAFTGLKTVCQARTPPELQARVSSLFLLLVNAGYILGVWGQGALSDRVGVRPITAGCALLFFGIVVGMRTLRSRGLAALGT; encoded by the coding sequence GTGGCCACCTCCCTGTTTTTCCGTTCGGGCTCTGCTCGGGCTCTGTCCCACCGCGACTTCACCCTGCTCTGGCTGGGCACGCTCGTGTCCAACATCGGCACGTGGATGGAGTCCGTCGCGCTGGGGGTCTACGTCACGCAGGTGACGGGCCAGGCCGCCTGGACGGGCGGCGTCGCGGCGCTGACGCACCTGCCCTCGCTGGTGCTCGCGCCCCTGGGTGGCGCGCTCGCGGACCGCTTCGACCGTCGCACCTTCATGGCCGTGTGCGTGTGCGTGCAGGCGCTCCTGGCCGCGTTGCTCACGGTGCTGGCTGGGACGGGGAACCTGTCCGTGCCGTGGGTGGCGGCCATCTCGCTGCTCAACGGCGCCTTCAGCACGCTGGTCATCCCCTGCGCCACGGCGCTCACCGTGGCCGTCGTGCCCAAGGAGGACCTGCACAACGCGCTCAGCCTGGACTCGGCGCAGTTCAACCTGGGCCGCATCATCGGCCCCGTGCTGGCCGCGCTCGTGCTGACGAAGGTGGGCATCGCCGGGGCGCTCTTCGTCAACACCCTGTCCTTCCTCGCCGTGCTGCTGGCGCTCGCGGGCATGCGCGGCGCGGCGGCGAGTGCCGTGCCTCCGAAGGTGGAGGCGCTGTGGGCCGGCATCATGCGGGGCGTGCACCTGGCGTGGACGGACCCGGGCATCGCGCTCGCGCTGGGCTCCGGGGCGCTGGTGGGCCTGCTCATCTCCCCCTTCGTGGGCCTGGTGCCGGTGTTCGCCCTGAAGGTGCTGGGCGGGGACGCGACCACCACGTCCATGCTGCTCACCGCGCAGGGGACGGGCGCGGTCATCGCGGCGTTCGGCTCCGGTGCCCTCGCCGCGCGGATGGGACGGCGGGCCTTCCTGGAGACCGCGCTGCTGCTCGTGGGGCTGTGCTCCGCCGCCTACTGGCTGTCCCCCACGCTGCCGGTCGCCCTGGTGACGCTGTTCATCCTGGGCGCCGTGTACCTCGTCGCCTTCACCGGCCTGAAGACGGTGTGCCAGGCGCGCACGCCTCCTGAGCTCCAGGCCCGCGTGAGCAGCCTGTTCCTGCTGCTGGTGAACGCGGGCTACATCCTGGGCGTCTGGGGCCAGGGCGCGCTGTCGGACCGGGTGGGAGTGCGGCCCATCACCGCGGGCTGCGCCCTGCTCTTCTTCGGCATCGTGGTGGGGATGCGGACCCTGCGCTCCCGGGGCCTGGCCGCGCTGGGCACCTGA
- a CDS encoding RluA family pseudouridine synthase encodes MTRHKVLVVPREIAGERLDRFLTKHVPGLTPERARALLDAGRVRIRGKKAQATRKLWGGEELTLETPEPRPSPHASVEGPELPVLYDDAALVIVAKPPGLVVEPEGRAASVVGLLAARCPPFDVEGVAQPGVVHRLDRETSGCLALARTDDAVAALLKAFQEKRVDKRYQTLVLGRPPDTGRLEGPYARDPKDPRRFTTRVPSARRAALTFTVRERFREGALLDIDLDTGRTHQIRVQLSEAGFPVLGDSLYGTEEARKHPAALAVGRQALHAWRLEVPSSATGQVVQVESPLPEDFLRGLAVLRLSV; translated from the coding sequence ATGACGCGGCACAAGGTTCTCGTGGTTCCCCGGGAGATTGCCGGCGAGCGGTTGGACCGGTTCCTCACGAAGCACGTCCCGGGCCTCACGCCGGAGCGGGCCCGGGCGCTGCTGGACGCGGGACGGGTGCGCATCCGGGGCAAGAAGGCGCAGGCGACGCGCAAGCTGTGGGGCGGCGAGGAACTCACGCTGGAGACGCCCGAGCCCCGGCCGTCGCCGCATGCCTCGGTGGAAGGCCCGGAGCTGCCGGTGCTGTACGACGACGCGGCGCTCGTCATCGTGGCCAAGCCACCGGGGTTGGTGGTGGAGCCGGAAGGGAGGGCGGCGTCGGTGGTGGGGCTGCTCGCGGCGCGGTGCCCGCCGTTCGACGTGGAGGGCGTGGCGCAGCCGGGCGTGGTGCACCGGTTGGACCGCGAGACGAGCGGCTGTCTGGCATTGGCGCGGACGGATGACGCGGTGGCGGCGCTCTTGAAGGCGTTCCAGGAGAAGCGCGTGGACAAGCGCTACCAGACGCTGGTGCTGGGGCGGCCGCCGGACACCGGGAGGCTGGAGGGGCCGTACGCGAGGGACCCGAAGGATCCGCGCCGCTTCACCACCCGCGTGCCCTCCGCCCGGCGCGCGGCGCTGACGTTCACGGTGCGCGAGCGCTTCCGGGAGGGGGCGCTGCTGGACATCGACCTGGACACGGGGCGCACGCATCAAATCCGCGTGCAGCTGTCGGAGGCAGGGTTCCCGGTGCTGGGGGATTCGCTCTACGGCACGGAGGAGGCGCGCAAGCACCCGGCGGCGCTCGCGGTGGGACGGCAGGCCCTGCACGCGTGGCGGTTGGAGGTGCCGTCCTCCGCGACAGGCCAGGTCGTCCAGGTGGAGTCGCCGCTGCCCGAGGACTTCCTGCGCGGCCTGGCGGTGCTGCGTTTGAGCGTGTGA